ggtacagaattacgaaaaaaaaaaaatatatatatatattaatcgagCGTCGCGCATAAAaagcaacaaatttatatttcgtttatgtgaaatggtcgataaaaaagacgtcaaaaataaaatttacaacaaattaGGGCCGCttgtgtctagaaaaaaaaagtcgaccctattagtattattgtcacattatttgtatttactgtgaataaaaaaccttgcgccggcggcattctctctctctaacatctaaaaaaaggactaataacattgtccTCCGCtctcgctcatgctgttcatttacttatactcattcacctctaaaaatattatgaccacatccctatttccTGCCTttcaaaaaaagatattgaaacgtcatattcaaaaatattagttatctgtactctcggaattcgtattttagtagtttttatgtgtttaaaatgataaattgatatttgtttttagtgaaataaatagtaaatggagttttacaaatgtccatAAGCTAATGTTCTTCATAGAACATTAGCGATAAATGAGTGATAAATGTggaaaaacgtgaattacgattgacaggggtttgtttaccataTAAGACTCTGCCAAAAAATCGGAATATACATATCTACATTTTATAgtgatataatattacatagcTATTATACAGCCTCTAACTTTCAAAACTATATATACCCATATACATAGCCGATTCCTATTGTCTTGTGGTCTATGGGTATCttgttatgttattatgttatgatttctccattttctatttacaactagtggaaaaataatacaaaaatcaaaGTACCTTGCATTAAATTTGGTGAAAGCAGAGCTGATCCATTGGCAGACATAGTGAGAAGCGGCATAGACTCGCTCACAGAGGGCATTGTGTCTGCTGCTCCTTCCATCTCTGACGTGTCAGCATCACTGAATctaaatatatcatcattattattataagtgcTATTGTTTGCTTCAATTGAGTACTTGATTCAATACCAAAAAGTTACAAATCCAAGTCTAGGACAGTACCACTGAAATGTCAAATgtttaattagtatttatactaatattgttcTTGGCTTTGAAGGTTAAAATCGTAAGAGAACTTGATGGTGATTGATAAAATTGTTAGAAATCATATTTTCCAATCCATAGTAAAACAGTTTGGGATTAAGATCAAACCCTTTTGATAAAAATCCTGGGGcccaatgaaaaatttaaatgctgttaatattttatagaatcaGTGCTCTAAAATGAATAAACCTATTTTAATTAGGaatgttaaaactatttctTCATTATAATAGGATTCATCTGTATCTGAACCTAGGAAAAATCTGTCTCACTTATTACAAGAACAAATTTTGAGATCCAGATACAAACAgcatgtttaaatttatttatcaaaatatatgtttGACTCTAAACATTAATCatcaataaaaaactaaagtaaaaaatctagactagagatgccacgaatagtaatttggccgaataccgaataccgaatgttcggcgaggctcttggccgaagcgccgaacattcggcagccgaatattcggccacacttagtacttttcgcGGCGACAAGACACAACTCGTCACCGTACGAGTTTAAGCTTGCATCGCTGAAGTAATACGTACTTCACGGTCGTGTTACAACCTGCTTTATTTGTTGGTCGTTGGTGCATCGTACGTACTGTAtacctactaaaatataacatttaatgttattgattACTATAAGAAATATCACCGTTGATTCGAGTAAAGTTAAATGAATCCAATTATAAGAAATCGCCTATTTggaacttttatgaaatttataatgaagacaataaactggcagtttgtttgttgtgtttgtttcttaccactggtagattttaaatattaatttgttagttcttttttggttaaataaatatctttgtgagtaatattttgagttttttcataatttatttggtaatccttactgtattttatcataaataaggaaataaatctgtttatcacgatttcacgcccaaactgctgaaccgattttaataaaatttggtacacagatactctagagccttagaaaggacatgggctttaatttacgcgaagtcgcggaaaaacagttcgtaggaaataaaaaaattgctattcggtattcggccaaatggttaaccatattcggccgaataccgaatagcgaaaaaaagaggccgaatagccgaataccgaataattgccgaatattcgtggcatctctaatctagacatttatattaaaattcttcaaatatatataaaatcatttaaaaattattaaaaaaaaaataaacattaaattgtttataataactttcatttgactttatttaaatttatcttgaATGAAAGCAATACTGACTCATTGGCTTGCTGCTGTGGCAGTACAGAAAAGGAATGCAGTATAGCAGGGCCATTGGCAGTGGACGAAATAAGAGCAGCTTCACTCTGTCCGCTGCTTGATATGTCTGCGCCACCTTCTGTTGTACTTGAACTTTGAAACAAAATCACAAAAACGTAATGGAatagaagaataataattgtaaatgatAGAACAAAAAATTTGTATACAGTGTAATATCAAAAATGCCTACAGTATTAAGTTTTGTGTAAGTATATGAATGTCATAtacttatttgaaaattaatgtttaaacctcacaaaaaaacaatttttatctgcTCTATTTCTATATAAAGCGTAAAAAACATCTATCTGTACTTATCATTTGAAATAGATAcagtttaaaatgaattttgaagaaaattaaaaagatttttttttttttagattctaTAACAATCTAATATCTGAACCAGTGTAGTACAACTTcacattaacataattaatttattaaagactAATGCATACTATTTACATGATTGTAGTAATATGAAGCTGCATAAATAgctagatttttatttttatattaaaaaaaaaattcttaaatgaAATGCATACAAAATATTGCATATTGATATTAGTCACAAAAAGaacctatataaatatataaataaaatattaatataataaataaaatattaattgtttacaGAAAGTCTTTTACCTGATGCCCGTACTCAAAACTTCTTGAGCAGCACTGCTTATGTCATTTACATCATCACTACTGGCCACACCTTCTCCACCACCCATGTCCTCATCCATTGTGCTGGATTCCTCTGAAATGATAGTCAATTTGTCTGTTAAAACATACAAGTGTTATTTACTAATACATGAATGCataaatttcttattaaatattttaataaactaataacaTCTAAATTACATGGTATActcatatatttataagaaattaactaaaacaaattaCCATAAAGTTTGTAAAGATATCATACCATCTTGAATCATAGGTGCTCTGTCACCTTCAACGGGCATGGCAGAGCTTATCGATTGGTCGGGGGACTCTTCCTGCGCCGTGTTTGCTCCTTCCTTCTCAGCATCCTCATCGTCTAAACCCTGATCCTTCAGTAGAGGCTCTAATTGTTCTTCTTGGGGTGAATTGTCTTCAGTCTCAGCCTTTCaagtaacattatatatataattatttatatttataaatattttttattgatactgATTAACAgactaaaacaaaacaaaacgaaacaaaaagaGTTCACATtatatagttaattaaaaacaatcaatTTGACAATAAgtactaaaaataatgttgtcTAAATCATGTCaacttaaatattaaaggaAACTTTTTTTATGATTGCAAAACTGAATACATTTTTGtgtatactttaaaaatttcatactcaCTGGAGTTGACAAGCAATTATCTCCAATATATGCTGACTCATCTCCAACAGTTCCAGGTGTAGTTTCATCTATATCCATCTCCTCTTCTGCCTCAGGATttgctaaaataaatatgaattatattaagtaatagCATAATAAATTTTCAGATTAAGGGCGTGTTTCGCCAGTGGAGTATAACGCTATTTACGATACAAATACTTtgacagcaggaggtagaataggccagtaggatctgtttctcctcaattaataaactgcaagtttaaaataaacatatgtaaatagaaatatctcataaatatagtacaaAACGATAGTAAAAAAggataatgaatcaaaaactttttactgtcagatactgtcatccgtcaaatagcgttatccacaacggGTGAAAAAAGCCCTAAACTGCAAATTTTTATTACCTGGCTCAGCTGCCGGTTCCTCTTCATTCTCCTGATTTACACCTGGCTCTAGACCCAAAACATCACTGCTACTTGTTGGAGCACCTCCATTCGTTACTACATGCAATAATTTAAGTTTGAATAAAAcgatacaaattataaaaaaacataatcatttataaataactagctttGCCACACGGCTCACCAGCTGTAGGtactttgagaaaaaaaatgaaccaaaatattatacagcctgtatatatatagccttcctcgataaatgaacTATTCAacaattcaaacaaacaaataagctGCTAGgctttatactattattatagaaaCCATGAACTGAACATGAACCATGAATGAATTACTCTTCAGCATggatttaaacttaaaaaatttatacagtATTTATTGTATTCGAAGTTTCGATATAGCTATAGCCTACCTCCGTCTTCTGTTGTCGGAGCAGCTTCAGATTCATCCGCCGCTACATTGTTTTCAGCAAGTTCTCCTATTGTTTCTGCTTGGTTTTCGATCAAAGGAGACATTTCCGCGCCATCGGGAACATCATCATGAAGAGCAGAGTCAGACTCCATATCGTATAAATTTAACACACTGAATTTATCAAACAcaaataaacattgaaatataacaactattaagaaatataacgcaacattgtaataattattaacaaaatagcTAGCTTTTTGACAGTTAGTAAAGACCTTCCATAGTGCCAAGCCAACTCGGCgtcatattagatttttttttaatgtaaacatttttacataGACAAGAAAGTAAGAAATACTAAGAATACTGAGATgcttaatacttatatttaagtccttacaaatatattacacaatTGCATTAGTTTTCGTACTTTAGTCAgatctaaaaaaaaagatggAATCTAgttttttcctatttttaattgtatttatctcAACGTTCTCAATTCCTAATTTTCTAATTAAAGTACTAAAGCGCATTATGTGGTATAATGCTCAACGTTGAATGTTTCAAATACAGCTAAACTTAGCACAATCGAGTATATTCAAAACTTCAAAAGTACTGTTGTGGTAAAAGTGGTAGGTGTTTAGTGTTGACCAATGATTAAAGAAAGACAGAAAGAGTAAAAAGAAAAGTTATTGTCACAGTAGCCTTGGGCTTAATCGGACGTTGTCAGGTGCGCAATCTATTCGTACAATTCGAAAAATGTACTAGTACACCTTATTAGTACTATTAGTACTAATAGTACCTGGCTACACAACAGTGTACAGGTCGAAATACtttttctttcattattttgatatatttttgtcttcTAGCACCAAAGTTACGATTGTGAAATAACAAACCTCATTATACACATTATTTGATTTCCATAAATATAACGTAAACAAATTCCTTTTAcgtaaaagtgtatttaaaaggTTTAATCACTAAAATTCTCAATTCTTACTTACCTACgctaaacaaaaactataacaaaaaaaaaaaatacttttacgtaaaaggaattagtttatgtatgttcataaaaCTGTAATTAAAAAGGGGACTTAAAACGCGAAATGAATAGAATGCGCTACGTGATGTAACGCGTATGGTCTTAAATTCAACATTAATCGTTCGTTCGTACCGTTCTGCTATATAGCTCTGTTTCATTTCAGAGCTAACGAACGCCGTACGAATAACATCATCTCGGACAGTCGGACAATCGGACAGTCGGACGGCAATCGGACAGTCGGACAGCAATCGGACAGTCGGAAAGCAATTGGACAGTCGTACAGCAATCGGGCAGTCGGACAGCAATCGGGCAGTCGGACAGTGTGATACTCGGACCCATCGACGTACAATCAGTGTTACCAACCCTACTGTTTTATCAGTAGATTTGCTGTTTTTACATTGATGACGCTGTTTTCTACTTCATTCCTTGTTTTGATGaccactaaataataatatacaatgatACCAGATGGCAGGATCTACTCTTGTCGGAATCGAGGGAATTCCCCGACCAGTCTTATATGAttgatattcatattttatacacgGGGAAGTCATGTACAAAATTAACCGTGTAAAAATCtttcaaaacatatttttcggatattttgaaacatttcaATCATTCACAAATGTTAAATCTTTGTGTAAATTGTGTGAATTGCTGATGAAACTTTTGTGCTTACCGTGCAGCACCACCGTAGAAAGATTATTTTGTGCTCTACTTAATATGACCACTAAATTCTTCACTTCTTCACTTCACTAAATTCTCTCCTTTTCGCACGAGGCTTCCTCTCTTCTATGGCAGCGCTTACACGTCAGCGTCAACAACAGCTGATGGCTCTCTTTGTCTGAAGACAAACCGCGGAGACGAGAGCAGTGGTTGTCACTTCCCCATCGATCGAGCCATCCTGTACgccagaatagaacagaaatggaatagaaatggaataggaatggaatagaaatggaactgaaatggaatagaaatagaatagaaatagaatagaaatagaatagaaatagaatagaaatggaatagaaatagaatagaaatagaatagaaatagaatagaaatagaatagaaatagaatagaaatagaatagaaatagaatagaaatagaatagaaatagaatagaaatagaatagaaatagaatagaaatagaatagaaatagaatagaaatagaatagaaatagaatagtaatagaatagaaatagaatagaaatggaatagaaatagaatagaaatagaatagaaatagaacagaaatagaatagtaatagaatagaaaaatatCAACTTTAGTCATTAGATCTTCAAATGAGTAGCAATCGATTAAATCCGAAATAACTGATTACTACTCATTTGAAGGTACAAAAAGGCACATAAAGAATTTTAACAACAATGCGTATGATTTTAAGAAGGAAAATGAGTCTGTAAATACTAAAGATGAGGCAATTGAGGATGAAAGTGGAAAATAATGTTACTTTGATTTTTGTTCCTTATTATATTgtgatcaataaaatataacaatgtatGTGTCctgataactaaaataattattttaattatacgaggAAAGTATGAAATTTACCCTTTTTACTTTACCTACTGTTTTCTCctggtttttttattgatgtgctgctgttttttaatttcttggGGTTGGCAACACAGCGTACAATACAAACTCGTCAGACCGCCGTGAACTGTGATAGTTGATAGTACCTGTTATAGTGTACGATTAGTCCGATTAGGACCCACCCCAGCctgaaaaataatgatatttgtaataaaaaaaatactaatcgatagattttcaatagctcaattcaactacgttgtccttttaaattgcttaccttaaattatttaattaaaaatagaaaaaaatcgttgaaaaatattcattaatcaataatttcaaactcctatatcttttgttctatacaatattttaaattgctcaatgTGCTAAAAAACTGCtcctcaagtatagtttggaacagatccactttccttaatttttaaataaacataaatagttGGAACCATTGAGCAGTTTTTTAGCACactgagcaatttaaaatttgtatacatcaaatgatataggagtttgaaattattgataaattgatatttttcaacgactttttgatttttaattaaataatttaaggtgagcaatttaaaaggacaacgtagttaaattaagctattgaaaatctatcgattagtatcttttttattacgaatattcataatttttttgcttcgcatcattgtctatgcgcatgcACAACGCTTACTTGTCTTaagatataaacgttaaatttgttcaaactatatatatttatttaaaaattaaggaaagtgggtctgttccaaactgtacttgagcaatataaatgcaacttgagcagttttttaacactttgagcaatttaaaattttgtatacatccaaagatataggagtttgaaaatattgataaatgaatttttttcaacgattttattgaattttaattaaatagtttaaggtggacaatttaaaaggacaacgtagttgaattgagctactgaaaatctatcgattagtattttttttattacaaatatcattattttgcaggctggggtgagGTAGATCCGATTAGATTCGAATAGCGATTGACGTTTGGTACTATTACATTTCGTACCTTACTAAGTAACGTAACCttttacggccgaacccaatattcaatctatctctggttatgtcctactagagacagaaatatctatctatcattcattttactgacccaataaacttgtcgacgataggcaatcctatccttcaaagctgtctatcgacgagaggaaggatagcttaccagagataacagttcgtatgaaaatgacagtgtaagcgtcccaataataatagagttctatctgtcagtagcgttggttatctttagtaacaacaatatccgatctatagttttcgggggataactaagatttattaattgaaaaagtattttttttgtttaaaataaaattaatttcgattgaaaaataatggcagactcaagttttAGTAgtagttcaagtgatattgctcttttgcaacaattaattgaataaaaataataagtttcttgtgaaataatacttactttactcatcttgtgaataaaacaaaaaatttggtgaatgattgtataatttgcaatgatttgtataatttgaattttgatttgtaaaaaaaaaatacaaacgtaacgacgattcaataaagcgtaatggcgtcgtagcgtcttttcgtgtcgtgttaaaacgttccgttactagatttaccatggattccatattaaaataatataatttattataaattaaaaagtctatgtaaaaattaatttgtccatatttttataaaacaagattactttaatatgaataaaatttgtatgacaaatttaaatactacaaaacatctgtgtaacataactgaggccgtctgtgacgctgtgtatactggaatgtaaggaagagctcaggtagccggtctatctacagctaactggagatagtagtcccttatgcgaattattgggacaactacaaaggatagatagttacttattagcagtcgatgataactacctatctctatctttagattgaatattgggttcggccgtaagtcatagagcaacacggaggggagtagccattgcgtttgttaccgatacaaaactgtctgtcattttttgcggggggaaattacacacatacacactttatctaattcccacacaaaaataatcgtctgtcactacgaaactcacacatactaaattaaagtcACACTTACacttttcacacacacatagatacattctgtgtcattacagtataatgacacgccgcaactacactgacaagtttcATACAGccatggttgtaacaactgtcgatatccattatcgataaattcaagtactcggttagggaaatgaggtttttaaagtgatacaaaggtaagatgttattataaaaatagacttaatttattatatactacaaatcaaacatcttcatgtaaaataaacgattataaggagtaaagatttgattgtttgtttgttagcattgaataggctcgaaactactggaccgattcaaaaaattatttcaccgttgagaagctacactatccttgagtgACATAgcttatactatattttcaaaaatattagggatccttactaaaactccaataatgtaactcaagggataaaaaaataacctaaaaaattccttacattgcgtgcgctgcaaaaactaatgataatagaaatatataatgtagtaagactttgtagaacacatcattatctataATCAGGTTAAAGatctataataatacaaataattaaaattaaaatattatctataataattacatttgctcgcaaacaaaaaaaaaatactgacttcaattacatcgacaagtaatacaatatacgtaatatatacgcgttataaaaggttactcaaaagttgttatcagatctcgatgaaatttaaacgcgactacgtgataaacatcagctttctattaaattaaaaatcatcaaaatcggtccactcagtcaaaagttctgaagtaacatacataaaaaaaatacagtcgaattgagaacctccccccatttaatgatttattgatgactctgaaaggatggacattgttaattttcaaagttgataaatctaagcttcatttcactactatgactaaggtgaaccatatcttgattaccttgtacatgagacaaaaaaaaatttacgggACAAAAatagtgtggcgttagtgttggtttggtacCCTGGACTAATCCTTCtgttgttcgccaacacttgaaagttagtggtattgatatgatctgaacaaattacactattttttgtgggtgTCCAGGTTAatcttttattacaatttttttccatgtatcctttaaatttggatttttagaaaacctgccaaatttttatataaaacattatggtcgaagttcatATTAAggaattctagtaaaatgtgttaatactcgTGAGtactgtattatatttaatttaatgcaattttattatacaactatgtttattaaaaaaaagctacaatataatattttaaataaatcaatatctcaaaaatgtctgtctcctcttttgcctttgccgtttttatcgataaccatctacaaacaaaccgataacaacactatcgctcggcgacagttctcggaaatagactccgatcagtcgctcgaccgatccgcatattgtatgagggcgagcggcctgtgttggtaaacaaatcgagtcaacacgaccgataatatttgtaatttttaagtttaaaaaaggtttaaaagaagtatacaagtaataatgtgattaaaaaatagttacgtatgaaaggtaacgccatcttttaatagtaaatttgacgtggcagatctcttgcagcaaaaaacagaacaattcggcattttttgaaggacgttgattcaatcgcgcaactagatttagtctagtgatcagtgcggctgcaactagttttattgtatgcatatggccatttggccttataccttgacagaggggaacgcctgtacatggctactcccctccgtgttgctctttgcctTTTAGTACATCGTACGTGTGCTATCCAAGACTATGTCACAGTCAAATCGTTAATCGACTTTGACAGTGCGATCATGGTGATTACTGAAAATTTGAggttgttttacaatttttattttgtttaaaccgaaaccaatcaatcaagcaatttattttgtttaacatgtcgtatatatatatggtttCTATGTGTTATAGCAgc
This is a stretch of genomic DNA from Melitaea cinxia chromosome 2, ilMelCinx1.1, whole genome shotgun sequence. It encodes these proteins:
- the LOC123660573 gene encoding host cell factor-like gives rise to the protein MESDSALHDDVPDGAEMSPLIENQAETIGELAENNVAADESEAAPTTEDGVTNGGAPTSSSDVLGLEPGVNQENEEEPAAEPANPEAEEEMDIDETTPGTVGDESAYIGDNCLSTPAETEDNSPQEEQLEPLLKDQGLDDEDAEKEGANTAQEESPDQSISSAMPVEGDRAPMIQDEESSTMDEDMGGGEGVASSDDVNDISSAAQEVLSTGISSSTTEGGADISSSGQSEAALISSTANGPAILHSFSVLPQQQANEFSDADTSEMEGAADTMPSVSESMPLLTMSANGSALLSPNLMQAEESGAGVSSSGAGEGAAEGEGAVSSSGAAANGAPPLPPADAAHALATLASAALHHHEQAEPEEQKQQNDEDVWYTVGFVKGTTFTVQNYISDPNVDLSNLSLDSLPDFANLPTTPLEHGTAYKFRIAAINSCGRGDFSEESAFKTCLPGFPGAPSAIKISKSVEGAHLSWEPPQVAAEGIFEYSVYLAVRSNTQPKEASKSQLAFVRVYCGKANTCVVPQASLGAAHVDSSTKPAIIFRIAARNDKGYGPATQVRWLQDIKSAGVKRAGEGRLPGASPSKQPKQLLH